The nucleotide window AGTACGTGCGCGATCTACCGTTTTCATCATTGCTTTTTGGAGCTCGTATTTGGGATCGATGACGCCGGGCGTATCAAGGAAAATAATTTGCATATCTTCTTCCGAATGAATCCCGATAATCTGATGTCGCGTAGTTTGTGGCTTGTGCGTGGTGATCGAAATTTTATTACCAAGCAGTCGGTTCATCAACGTAGATTTACCGGCATTGGGTTTGCCCAAAATGGCAACATATCCTGAGCGATGATTTTCTGTGTTTTCCATAGATACGAGAAATATAGGGAGCCTTAGCTCCGAGGATTAATGCAATTAATTATTAGGGTTTTTCATGATGCGCAAGAATTTTTTCACAGTTTTATTCAATCCATAAAAAAGAGCCGAGGAAACCAATGCATGACCAATGCTGATATCATTCAGGTGGGGCACTTGATCTACCAGTGGTTCCAGATTATCGAGGTTCAGTCCGTGGCCGGCGTTCACTTTCATGCCCAGCTCGTGAGCCAGTTCGGCCCCTTCTTTAAGTCGATCCAATTCTGCTTTTTTATCGGATTCAGTCGTGGCGTTGGCATATGTACCAGTATGTAGCTCAATGGCATCACTGCCTAAGTCGGCAGCTAACTCAATGTCTTTTTTATTGGGATCGATAAAGAGACTTATGGCAATATTGGTATCTGCATAAGCCGGGAAGACACGATCTCGAAAGTCATCGAAAACCGTTTCCATGTCCAGTCCGCCTTCGGTGGTGAGTTCTTCACGGCTTTCGGGAACAAGAGTTACCAGTTCGGGATTAACATCCTTGCTGATATCGAGCATTTCGTCGGTGGCGGCCATTTCAAAATCGAGATCGCCCTGAACCGATTTCTTTAACTGATATACGTCCTCGGTCTTAATATGTCGACGATCTTTGCGCAGGTGAAACACAATTCCAGAGGCACCAGCGTGTTCGCATACCTTGGCTGCTTCAACGGGATTAGGATACCCTTCGCCGCGGGCGTTGCGCAAGGTGGCAATATGATCAACATTTACCAGAAGTTGCATTGTTCAATAAACGCTTAATTTGTGGTTGTCTTTAAACCCTTAAATATAGATCATTTAAGGAAGAGTTTAAGCTGAAATTATGAGAAGGTTATCAATGAAAATACAGACGGTTTTAGTTGTGGTATTGGTAGGATTGATGGGCGTAGCCTGTGGTGTGGTGCCGCGTTCCTCACAGCCGCCATCAAGGCCTGTTGCTTCTGATAGACCTTCAACGTCATCAGGTTCAGATACCTCAACGGCTACTGAAAGTTCTACACCGTCTTCAGCTGATGAGGCAGTTCAACCTGCTATGAAAGTATCTTCCCTGAATGAGGTTAAAGCTTCATTAATGCAGGCATATCGTGACTGGCAGGGCACTCCCTATGTGCTGGGAGGAGGATCACAGGAAGGGGTTGATTGCTCACGACTCGTCAATATTGTACTTGATGATTACTTTGGGATTGATGTGCCAACGAATACCAAAGAGCAGTTAAGTGTGGGCAATAAAATTCGAAGAAGTGCTGTGCGAACGGGCGATCTCGTATTCTTTAAAACGGGACGAAAAACACTGCATG belongs to Fodinibius sp. Rm-B-1B1-1 and includes:
- a CDS encoding NlpC/P60 family protein — translated: MKIQTVLVVVLVGLMGVACGVVPRSSQPPSRPVASDRPSTSSGSDTSTATESSTPSSADEAVQPAMKVSSLNEVKASLMQAYRDWQGTPYVLGGGSQEGVDCSRLVNIVLDDYFGIDVPTNTKEQLSVGNKIRRSAVRTGDLVFFKTGRKTLHVGIAVNSGEFLHASTSNGVMISKLGKSYWRNRFLAARRVF
- a CDS encoding pyridoxine 5'-phosphate synthase, which codes for MQLLVNVDHIATLRNARGEGYPNPVEAAKVCEHAGASGIVFHLRKDRRHIKTEDVYQLKKSVQGDLDFEMAATDEMLDISKDVNPELVTLVPESREELTTEGGLDMETVFDDFRDRVFPAYADTNIAISLFIDPNKKDIELAADLGSDAIELHTGTYANATTESDKKAELDRLKEGAELAHELGMKVNAGHGLNLDNLEPLVDQVPHLNDISIGHALVSSALFYGLNKTVKKFLRIMKNPNN